In the genome of Lathyrus oleraceus cultivar Zhongwan6 chromosome 4, CAAS_Psat_ZW6_1.0, whole genome shotgun sequence, the window TTAACTACAAGAAGCCTGGTCACTTGATTGCTGAATGTCCTGAACTACAAAAGGATAAATCAAAGAAACGGATCTTTTAGAAAGATAACTTCAGAAACAAATTCAAGAAAAGTCTCATGGAAACATGAGATGAACTTGATAATGAAGAAGACTCTAAAAAGGATGAAGAGCAAGCCAACCTTGCCTTGATGGTCTTACATCTTTTGAAGCAGAATCTGATTTTTGGGTTCAGAGTCTGAGGAAGGGGATGGAGTAAATTTTAAACTATCTTGTTATGATTTAATTAGTTTTGTTCAAGATCTCATGGGAAGATGTCAAAATAAACCAAGACACATTAAAATACTGAAAATGCAATATGATCTTAAGAAGAATTAAATTGTGCTAAAAAAAAAAGATGCTCTAAAGAAGGATCATATTGCTCTAGTAAAGGAAGTGTCTGATAAACCTCTTCATGAGCATGAAATGAATCTTAAAGAGTTTATCATAAATGGTTTTAATAGAACTAAAGTTTattccatgatttatggagtaagtaGAAGCAAAGGGAAAGGTCTTGGTTTCTAAATAAACTTTTAATCCAAGGTGTGAAACCTTGAGTAAACTAACAAACCCTTGCTCTGCTTAAAAAGGGCCCAACTCTTATTTTATACGCGCTGCTGAGAATGCAAAGGTTCTGAATCAGTTAGAATCTAAAGCTGCTGAGTCAAGGGTTCTGAAGAAACCAGAACCTATGACTCTAAAGTCAAAGGTTCTGAAGAGGCCAGAACCTAAGATATCAAGAGCTAAGGTTCTGAAAGGTTTAAAACCTAAGGCTAAAGTCCATTCAAGACAACAAACTTTCAAATCAAAAGTATTTAATGATCATAAGCCTTATCATATGAGAGAAAATGTACAAAACAAGAAGGAACATGTCATAACTAACCATAAAGGATCCATAAGATTATGGATACCTAAATCTCAAATTGTCTTTGCTACATATATGGTTTAAGGGAGAAGCAAAACAACAATCATGGTCCCTGGACAAGGGCTTCTCATGGCATATGACAAGAGAAAGACTTATGTTCTAAACCCTAACTCTGAAAAAGGGAAGAACTATGGGATTTGGAGGAAACCATAAAGGAAAGATAACTATTATGGGTACTATTTGTAACTCCTTTATTTCAATTAATAATGTTTGGCTTGTAGATGAACTTAAACATAACCTATTGAGCATTAGTCAATTTTATGTCAGTGGTTATGAAGTCATGTTTAATAAGAACAACTGCATAGTTATGGATGAATCTGACAAGTCCATAATGTTTAAAGGTAAGAGAAAGGgcaacatttataaaattaatttttctGAATTGGTTGATCAAAAGGTACTTTGCTTTCTATCAGTGAGTGATGAGAAATGGCTGTGGAACAGAAGGTTAGGTCTTGCTAATTGGAGATTAATCTCTAAACTTAGCAATTTGAAACTTGTTAAAGGATTTCTAAACCACAATTATCACTCAAATGCTCTTTCTGGAGCATGCCAAGTAGGGAAAATCAGTAAAAGTTCTTTCAAATCGAAATACAATGTCTCTACCTGTAGACCCTTAGAATTACTTCACATTGATTTTCTTGGTCCTGTTAGTACTACATCAATCAATGGGAAGAAATATGGTGTAAtcattgttgatgactatagCATATGGACTTAGGTTAAATTCCTTAGAACCAAGGAGAATCATATGATGTGCTCAATATCTTATGCATACAAGTACATATtgaaaaagaataaaaaaaattattggtaagaagtgatcatggtggttAATTTGAAAATGAGACATTTGAACTTTTTGGTAAAAAAACATGGAATTCTCCATGATTTCTCTTATCCTAGAAATCCAcagcaaaatggagttgtagaggGAAAGAACAGATCTTTACAACAAATGGTCAGAACCATGATTCATAATATTTTTATACCAAAGTACTTGTGGGCAGAAATTGAAGACACTATGTTATGTTCAGAATAAAATATATATTAGACCTATTCTAAACAAGAAATCATATGAGTTGTttaagggaagaaaacccaatATTTCTTATTTTCATGTACATGTTACATTTTAAACAATAAAGTCTATCAGAAGAAATTTGATGTCAAAGCTCAGAAGGGTATCTTTTTGGGATACTCTGAAAGCTCAAAGGCATACATGGTGTATAACTCTGAAACCAATATGATTGAAGAGTATTTACACATTAAATTTGATGATAAAGAGCCTGACAGTAAACTGTCAGAGCTAGttcaattttttaaataaaatttgtGTATCTAAAGACACACCAGGAGCTAGAGGTCTAGAAGCTGGAAGTTCAAAAACTAATAATCCATCAGAAGTTGGATGCTCATAAGCTATCAGAACTTCAGAAGTTGAAGATCTAGAAGTTGATCCAACCTCAGAAGCTCATCCAGatgatgaagaatttgaagaaGCATAAGATGGCTTCTCAAGTACATTACAATCCAAGAAGTCCTTCAAGTAAAAGTGTTCTCTTCATAAAAGTTAATTCTTGGGAACAAAGATGTCCCTAAAAAGACAAGGTCTACCTTCAGAGAAGAGTATTCAATGTTAGGACCACTCTCCATGACTGAACCTACTTTTGTTGATGAAGAACTTTCTGATGATGGTTGGATTGtggctatgcaagaagagttaaacCAATTTCAAAGAAATACTGTATGGAATATGGCATCCAAACCTTTGCAGAAGAACATTATTGATACAAAATAGGTATTCCGAAACAAGTTCAATGAACAAGGAGAAGTTGTAAGAATTAAGGCTGAGATACAATTGCTAATTCCTTTTGAGCAAACGATTTTCAAACTAACCTTTACCTAACCTGACAATTTGGTGAAATATCCCAACGTTTCTTTTGAAGCTTCTCAAAGGACTCAATTGTGCTGCATCTTCAACGACTCTTTTCTTCTCTATTTAAGGATCTAAAGACTTGAAGAAAAATACATCAATTTGACACTCAAAGAGAAGTTGCTTTATCAAAGCAAAAGCACAAGCTGAAGTTAGGATATCTTATTCTTGTAAATCATAGAAATCGCTAAGTTTTAAAGAGTCTATTTGTGTTGTATTCTTTATACgcctctgattgtatatcaagtgtagttTTCCAACAATCATTTGTTTGCTAGCTAGGTTGTTAGAAGTCTCTTACTAAGTGTTTGAGCATATGAAGTCTCTTGTTTTTGTGATTGAGCATTgaaagtctcttgcttgtgtgtTTGAGAAAATGAGTCTCTTAGTTTAGTGTTTGAGCAAAGGAAGTCTCTTGCTTACGTGCTTGAGCAAAAAAGTCTATTACTTTAGTGTTTGAGCTAAAGAAGTCTCTTACTTATGTGTTTGAGCATAAAAGTCTCTTACTTTAGTGTTTGAGGAAAATAAGTCTCTTACTTGTGTATTTGAGAAAATTGTAATATTGGTAAAAATCTCTTGTAAATATAAGGGGATTGATTACTCTCAAATTGTGAGAGAAATCAGAATAACTTTGTGTGTTATTCTTCTTTGTTACATTTCATATCCGCTGCTTATCTTTGACTGAATCAAACTTTACAACCTTGTGTTTAGAATTTGGCCAAGagtttaaaaaaaaatcaacacAATTCAACCACCCCTTCTTATGTTTTTTCCACCTTCAACATTTTCTAAAAAATAATTCATAACCCTACGTCAGAGGCAGATATAGAGGCATCAATATAGAGAACTATAAAACGGATAATATAAGATTATGATAATTCTGGTTTATGATATTCGAATAGGTGCCGGAAGAATTGTTCTTGATATGCTTGtattttgatttcattttttatttttttatttttctttcgAAAGTTTGTCTGATAAATAACTTGTAGGATAAATTTGTAATGGGAAAATGAATCATTATTATACAGCAGATAATAGCATCACTATATGCTTAGaagctttttttttttttgataatcACTTGTATTAATACGCACAAGGGGTGCAACCCAATACAAAGGGAAAAAAGTTACAATCCAATGAAATTAGAAGGATTAGCAAACCATAAATCTCTATTAATATCTATATTCCCCTTAGACAAAATAGAAATCCAATCCCACCCAATTGATTTAATAAGCAATAAAATCTCAACCACATTCCAAGTAGAATGTTCAAAGACCAAATTATTTCTAGCATTCCAAATGCTCCAACAAACCAAAGACCAAATAAAAGTGAAAAAAGATGACTTCACTCTACCATCCAAAGAATTTGATAGAAATAAAAGCACATCTTCTCCGGTAACAATAGTATCAAAATCCGAACTTTCCAATagaacatcaaaatccattcCAAACCACGAGAACACTTCCTTCCAGATAGATTTAACTTTACCACACTTAAGAAAAAGGTGACCAACAAATTCCTCTTCTAAATCACATAAGGGACAAAAAGAAGCTTCCACCCCTAAAATCACACCTCTATGCCAAAGTTCTTTTCTCGTCGGTAAGGCTCCCAAGATCCATCTCCACCCAAACAACTTGACTTTCCACGGAATAGTAGCTTTCCATAATCTTTTAAGTTCACAAAATCTAAAATCACTACCAGTAGGAAGAGCCATATTCAAAGTATACAATCGTTTAAATGCATTCCTAACCGAAAAACCCCCCACATCTCTCCACCAAATTAATTTATCAACCCCATTCATACACGACTTCACATCCTTTAGGATCTCTATTAACTCCTTCCAATCCTCCAATAATTCACCTACTAATAAGGTAGAATCAACACCCACCTTCCAACTCCAACCCACATTCTCCCATAAACCACAATTAATCACAAGAGCATTAGGAAAAGAACAAACCTCAAATAAACGAGGAAAAAGAAGCTTAAGAGAACTATTTCCCAACCAACAATGCTTCCAAAAAAGAATAGAATTGCCTCTTCCCAATTTACAAGAAATTGAATCACAAAACCAATCATGACCGCCAAAAGGAGTTCCACAAACCAACCGGATATCTCTCCACCAAAGGGAGTAATTAGAGAGAGCCGGCTTCGACACCACATCACCAAGAGATTGCAATCCACTACCATATCTAAATTGAAGTAATTTAAACCAAATCGCATGCTTATCATTAAGAAAACGCCAATCCCATTTACTCATCAAAGCCAAATTAAACCACTCCACAGTCTTAACACCTAAACCTCCTTCCTCCGTTTTAAGACAAATTTTATCCCAACTAACCCAACACATTTTTCTACTTCCACCACCATCCCCCCATAAGAAATTCCTTTGGATTTTGATAATATCCTCCAAAACACACTTAGGAGCCTTAAAGAAAGAAAGTAAAAAGATAGGAACATTGTTTAACACCGAATTGAGTAAAGTAACCTTACCTCGAAGAGAAAGATGTTTCCCTCGCCAACCACTCAAGCTCTTCTTCAACTTTGCAATCATCATAGACCAAAAAAGTCTACGTCTATGATTACCTCCAATTGGAATACCGAGAAAAGTAAAAGGTATCTTTTCCAAATTACAAGCCAGAAAAGAAGACGCCGATTCCAAAATAAAATCCTCCACATGCACACCATACAACTTGCTTTTCTTCAAATTAATACACAACCCCGACACCAATTCAAAACCCCTCAATAAAGTTTTAATACACCATAAGTTTTCCTTAGATCCATCACACACTAAAACCGTATCATCTGCAAATTGGAGCATCTCAAAATGAATATCCTCCGAAACCGCAAAACCTTTGAACAATCCCAACAAAACCGCTTTCCTCATCATACCCGCAAGACCTTCTCccaccaaaagaaaaagaaaaggagaaAGAGGGTCTCCTTGACGCAACCCTCTAGATGTTTTAAATTCCAAAGTTGGGCTACCATTAACTAAAATTGATACCGAACTAGAAAAAACCGTACCTTCCATCCACTTCATCCATAACTCACCAAAACCCATCTTTCTAAGCATAAATTTAAGAAAACCCCATGAAACACAATCATAGGCTTTCTCAAAATCAACCTTCAACACCATACATTTCCTACGCTTCCTTTTCGCAAAGTCTAATATCTCATTAAGCACCACCACCCCATCAAATAATTGTCTCCCTTCAATGAAAGCCGTTTGAAAAGGCGACACAAGTTTACCAATCACCAATCTCAACCTCGCCGCAAGAATTTTTGATATTAACCGATATAAGCAACCCACTAAACAAATAGGACGATACTAATCAATGCTTATCGGACAATCAACATTAGGAATAAGAGCAAGAAATGATGCCGTCGCGGATCGGGGAAGAACACCACGCACATAGAACTCTTGAACGAAATTCACCACGTCATCCTTCACAAAATTCCAACACTTTTTCAAAAAACCAAGCGGAAAACCGTCCGGACCCGGACTCTTATCACAATCACTTAACCACACAATCTCTTTAATTTCATCCACTTGGAATGGAGCTTCCAACAAATCTCTATCTTCCATACTAAGAACATTAAAATTAAGCCCATCCAAGGTCGGCCTATTCTCCATCGGTTCCGTAAAACGGCTTTTAAAATGATTAAATATCTCACTTTTAATATCCTTCACACCTTCCAACCGACCTCTTGAAGTAATCAAAGAAACAATATTATTCCTCCTAAATCTCCCTTTCATAACGGAGTGAAAGAATTTGGAATTAGTATCCCCAAGCCGAATCCAATTACACCTAGCTTTTTGACGCAAAAAGTTATCTTGTAAAAGCACAGTATCCCACACCTCTTTCGAAGCCACCTCTCTATTTCTCCTCAACGAATCAACCAAACCATCCTCCGCTAAATCCGCTACCACCAAATCCAACGAATTAAGCTCACCCACCGCTTTATCCACATTCAAATCAAGCATCCCGAAGACTTCTTTATTCCAACTCTTCAATTTTAATTTCACCGCCAacaatttttctttcaaaataTAGCTCGCCTTCCCTCCCCTAAAAGTATTCTTCCAAACATCCCTCACCAAAGGAATGAAATCATCATGCTCACACCACCCTTTAAAAAACTTAAAAGGTTTCGGACCCCAATCCACAATATTGCAATTTAACCAAATAGGACAATGGTCTGAAATAGACCTATCCCCCACCACAATCCCTCCCACACCCCACAAGTCAAATAATTTCTCAGAAATGAGAAATCTATCCAACCTACTACAAGCACTCCCATCCAAGTTGTACCAGGTAAACCTCTTATTAATCAAAGGAACATCCACAAGATTCATCGAACTAATAAAATCCTCAAAGTCCTCCGCCTCTTTTAGATTAAAATTATTCGATATACCCTTCCTCTCCACTTTAACCCGAACAGTATTAAAATCACCACCAACACACCACAACCCATCTGGAAATTTTGATTTAAACTCTACAAGCCTCCCCCAAAAAGCCTTCTTCTTCTCAATAAAACAAGAAGAATACACATTCACCAAGAAAAGATTGAGACCGGACCACAACACATGAATTCCAAGAAATCCTTCCCCAACAAAACTAGAAACTAGATCAAAAGACTTTTTCTTCCACAATGTTAAAATACCTCCAGATCTACCCACTGCCCATTTAGAACTCCAATCCGCAATAGAATCATTCCAAAAAGAGTCCACAGGAAAATTATCAATAGCATGAATCTTGGTTTCTTGAATAAAACACACATCTGCCTTTGAATCTCCAACTAATTTTCTCAAAGAATGCAATTTAGCATTGCATCCACACCCACAAATATTATACGACGCAATAATCATTTTAATTGATTTGATTTTGCATCCACCGAAGAAACCACACATTTATCAGCTAACTCCCTCATTTTAATAGCTTTAATTTGTAGCCTTTCAGACCCTCCTCCCGACAGCCCCAAACATTTTGCTCTATTCCAAATCATACGCGCCACTCCACTATTAACCTCATCCTCATCTACCTGTTTCACACTATCACTTCCCTCTACTAATTCATAAGAAGAAAGGAACTGACCATCCCCCTCAATATTACCGCGAGCAGATATAATTCTATTCAACTTAAGATTAGAAAAAGGGAACTCAGAAATAGTCTCTGACCTGTCACTATTGCTGCCTCTGTTTCCACTTCTCAGCCCTGAAAAAGCATTATCAAACCTACTATCCTTCGAATTCCCCAACCTCTGCCCACCAACCAAAAATTTCAATCCCATAACCGTCCCAGACAGTGTCGCCTCACTGTCCAACGCATGACCGCCAGACCGTGCCAAATCCGCACACTGAACCGCTTCCTCATAGCTCCCCGAAGCAAACCTCCCACCTGCTACCACATCAACCGAATACGAAACAGACTCGCCCTTCTCAAAATCTGCCGTATCACCCACCGACCCGTCAGCTCCAACCAACAGCCTACTTCTTCCTTTAGACACCCGCACACAAGAGCCAGCAGTCTCCGAAGAACACGAAACAATTTGCTCAGTTTCTTTAACAATCGCATCCGAATTATCCTTCCAACAGAACCCACGACTACTACAATTCACCGCCCCCGTATCCAACGACTTCCCTCCAACCTGTGAGACCAGTTGAACAGAATTCACAGCAGAATTCATAGCAGACCCTGTTCGTATTCCATCACTATCACTTATCTTCGCAACCGCATCCAACGAATACCCTCCATCCTGTGACACAGTCCGTATTTACCCTCGAAATTCACCAGCAAACGCAACAGGCGCTGCTTGAATAGCAGCAGGTCTGTGTCCAAGAGACTATTCAAAATTTTCACGCAGAATCAAGTCGTCTTCCTCGAACACATGATGAGTCTCTAAACCCACAGCACCTAATTCATCATCATCCTCCGACAACTCCTCATTCGAAGAATTAATTGCAAAATTATCGACAGCTTCACTAAAAACCCTTCCCACCTCTTCCACCACACTAATGTCAAAAACCAAACCATTAATCTTTACTTGATACAGATCATTAACCCACCTTCTGCTTCTAGTTCTAACCAGCAATCTCGCCGAATCCATCACCTTCCGCGAAGCTGTATTGCAATCAGCCCGCACAAACGAGCCAAACAAGCCCGCAAAGACACCAAAGAAATCATCCGTCCAAACATGACACGGAATACCTATACAGCGAACCCACATCAATCGTTCTTCATCCACATGCCCAGGTTTCCATCTAGCAATTGACGTAAACCATTTGCTCCACCAATTATGCCCTTCGTCAACAAAAACCTCTACCGCACCCTCCTCCACATCTTCGAAGATACACAGATTAGGCCCTAAGGGCTTGATGGAAAAATCAAAATAACCTTCAGCCTGAAAAATTTTCTGCATCGAAAAAGCCATCCCCGGCGTTCGGACCAATCCAACATACGCCTTTAGAATATTTGGGTTATCCCTGGCCAAATCAGTATTGAATTCCAGAGCTACCGCCAGATTACTAACAGAATCCTTCACAGTATCAGATTGCAACACTCCCTTAGTGGCATCAATCATCTTCACAGCATCAAGTTTCTTCACCAACTTAGTACCATCAGCCACCTCAAAACAGCCTGCCTGTCCATCCTCCTTCACCTTCCCAGAACCTCCTACCAACACCTTAGAACCCACTTCACAATTCCTCACCACCGCAGCCATTATCACTTCCTTGTTCCCACCTGTCACCACTTTGGCGAAAGAATCAGCAAATCGCGAAGAAGAACCATTCCGCTGTTCACCTCCCCCAACACGCGACTTCTCCTCCCAACCAAACCTTCTACCTCGATTCTGATTACGATTAGAACCAGTTGAATTCGAGTTCCTGGAAAACCTAGGTATATTGACCTGCAGTTTGACATTCTCAACAAAGATGTTATCCAACTTGCACGTCAGCCTTGTTGAATCAACTACATTAAAGAACCTCACGAAACCATAACGTTTCCCTCGAACATCTTTCTTCATCGGAATAACCACTTCGTCGACCTCGCCGAACCTGGAGAAGACTTCATGAAGATCTCTAGCATTGAATGAATCAGGAAttgaagaaaagaagaaagaagtGATTTCTCCCCTCCTCCCAAAACCCTTCTTCACAATATCCCAGCGTTTGGATTTGAATCCGCCCTTACCTCGAATTACCGGAATCCAATCTCCCTCTTTCACAATCTCCCCAGTAGCATCACCGGGATTAGAAATCCCCAAATTTTTCTTTCCCAACCCTAATTTTTGAGTTTCTCTCTCCTCCCTCTCTCTCCATCTTTTTAATTTTGATGTAGGGTAATGTAGTCGTTATATGCTTAGAAGCTGTTTGTTTACACTTTAGGTGAAGTAATCATAGATAGATAACATGTATGATGCATTTAATCACTTTTATTACTATAAAGCAGCAGCATGGTGGGGTCGGAGGAATCGACATCCAGCATTCGTTAATGAGTCATGAAAACGGTGATATTTTTTGTTAGCTTGTTGTGAGAACATGCTGCTTCCATATTGCTCTTGCTAAACATGCGGCATTTGTATTTATGAGTCACCTACATTTGTCACCGATGTTTTCATAATTGGATGTCCTCCTCCACATTCTCTAATATTATTTTTTTCCTGCCGTCTCACCAAATACAACTTCTTTTGCGGTGCAATCAAAGTATGTAGAATTACTTTATCTTTTCTGATATTATTGTGTCATTTGTTCTAAgtttatttttcactatttttttatattttatattataagTGTTATTCAAGACTCACTAAattttatcatatatatatatatatatatatatatatatatatatatatatatatatatatatatatatagtcttCTCACATATTCATCATCTTTATTTatgttatatttattttatttccgTGTTAATTTTTAACTGCTTAACATTTTGTCTTGTATAATTTCGCATGTATTATCGCAGTTCGATAAAGTTCATGAAACTCTTCTTTATTTCAGTCATCTAATTTAAATTTTATAGTTTGCATTCTTTTTTATTTCTCTATCATTTTACATTGCAAATCTAACATTCTTAAATCACGTTATTTGTGGAATAATATGATCTTCACCTTTCATATctaaattaaaaatatttattctATTGTTCAACTTACATTTTATATATTCGATCTTACTTCTGCTTAAGTgaaaattatatattttaaaaacTCATTTCTAAATCTTCAATATCTCATTTAAGTTCTTATTCGACTCTTTAAATATGActatattttattaaaaatatatattacaATATTGTTTTTAAATGTGTTTCTTAAATACAACTAAAAATAATATAACTTTGTCATAACTTTAAGTAAAGACCTTTAGTATGTTAGATAAGCAATTATATAAAAATACCCATGAAAATATATCTAATTCAACtgtaattaattaatttatatatatatatatatatatatatatatatatatatatatatatatatatatatatatatatatatatatatatatatatatatatatatatatatatatatatatatatataagggATAATATATTTACGATATCAATTTCTTTTACATCGTTAATCAATGACGACTATATATCATGTTAAGTTGgattgaaaattttaaattaCTT includes:
- the LOC127137053 gene encoding uncharacterized protein LOC127137053, translated to MKKDVRGKRYGFVRFFNVVDSTRLTCKLDNIFVENVKLQVNIPRFSRNSNSTGSNRNQNRGRRFGWEEKSRVGGGEQRNGSSSRFADSFAKVVTGGNKEVIMAAVVRNCEVGSKVLVGGSGKVKEDGQAGCFEVADGTKLVKKLDAVKMIDATKGVLQSDTVKDSVSNLAVALEFNTDLARDNPNILKAYVGLVRTPGMAFSMQKIFQAEGYFDFSIKPLGPNLCIFEDVEEGAVEVFVDEGHNWWSKWFTSIARWKPGHVDEERLMWVRCIGIPCHVWTDDFFGVFAGLFGSFVRADCNTASRKVMDSARLLVRTRSRRWVNDLYQVKINGLVFDISVVEEVGRVFSEAVDNFAINSSNEELSEDDDELGAVGLETHHVFEEDDLILRENFE
- the LOC127137052 gene encoding uncharacterized protein LOC127137052, producing MIIASYNICGCGCNAKLHSLRKLVGDSKADVCFIQETKIHAIDNFPVDSFWNDSIADWSSKWAVGRSGGILTLWKKKSFDLVSSFVGEGFLGIHVLWSGLNLFLVNVYSSCFIEKKKAFWGRLVEFKSKFPDGLWCVGGDFNTVRVKVERKGISNNFNLKEAEDFEDFISSMNLVDVPLINKRFTWYNLDGSACSRLDRFLISEKLFDLWGVGGIVVGDRSISDHCPIWLNCNIVDWGPKPFKFFKGWCEHDDFIPLVRDVWKNTFRGGKASYILKEKLLAVKLKLKSWNKEVFGMLDLNVDKAVGELNSLDLVVADLAEDGLVDSLRRNREVASKEVWDTVLLQDNFLRQKARCNWIRLGDTNSKFFHSVMKGRFRRNNIVSLITSRGRLEGVKDIKSEIFNHFKSRFTEPMENRPTLDGLNFNVLSMEDRDLLEAPFQVDEIKEIVWLSDCDKSPGPDGFPLGFLKKCWNFVKDDVVNFVQEFYVRGVLPRSATASFLALIPNVDCPISID